The following proteins are encoded in a genomic region of Phycodurus eques isolate BA_2022a chromosome 11, UOR_Pequ_1.1, whole genome shotgun sequence:
- the ctbp2a gene encoding C-terminal-binding protein 2a isoform X6, with the protein MALTDKHKVKRQRLDKICEGIRPQIMNGPMHPRPLVALLDGRDCTVEMPILKDLATVAFCDAQSTQEIHEKVLSEAVGAMMYHTITLTREDLEKFKALRIIIRIGSGYDNIDIKAAGELGIAVCNIPSAAVEETADSTLCHILNLYRRNTWLYQALREGTRVQSVEQIREVASGAARIRGETLGLIGFGRAGQAVSMRAKAFGFNVIFYDPYLQDGLERSLGVQRVYTLQDLLYQSDCVSLHCNLNEHNHHLINDFTIKQMRQGAFLVNAARGGLVDEKALAQALKEGRIRGAALDVHESEPFSFAQGPLKDAPNLICTPHTAWYSEQASLEMREAAATEIRRAITGRIPDSLRNCVNKEFFITSAPWGVMEQPQPHPEINGAAYSRVNQTMVHAIATGGMQDKLYS; encoded by the exons GTATCCGGCCGCAGATCATGAACGGCCCCATGCACCCGCGTCCCCTGGTGGCGCTGCTGGATGGGCGCGACTGCACGGTGGAGATGCCCATCCTCAAGGACCTGGCCACCGTGGCCTTCTGCGACGCGCAGTCCACACAGGAAATACACGAAAAG GTGCTGAGCGAGGCGGTGGGAGCCATGATGTATCACACCATCACGCTGACCCGAGAGGACCTGGAGAAGTTCAAGGCGCTACGCATCATCATCCGCATCGGCAGCGGCTACGACAACATCGACATCAAGGCGGCCGGAGAGCTCG GCATCGCCGTGTGCAACATTCCCTCGGCGGCCGTGGAGGAGACGGCGGACTCGACGCTCTGTCACATTCTCAACCTGTACAGGAGGAACACCTGGCTCTACCAGGCTCTCCGGGAGGGCACGCGGGTCCAGAGCGTGGAGCAGATCCGAGAGGTGGCGTCGGGGGCGGCCAGGATCCGAGGAGAGACGCTCGGCCTGATCGGATTCG GTCGCGCGGGTCAGGCGGTGTCGATGCGGGCCAAGGCGTTCGGCTTCAACGTGATCTTCTACGACCCGTACCTGCAGGACGGGTTGGAGCGCTCGCTGGGCGTGCAGCGCGTCTACACGCTGCAGGACCTCCTCTACCAGAGCGACTGCGTCTCTCTGCACTGCAACCTGAACGAGCACAACCACCACCTCATCAACGACTTCACCATCAAGCAG ATGCGTCAAGGTGCGTTCCTGGTGAACGCGGCGCGGGGGGGCCtggtggacgagaaggccttGGCGCAGGCCCTCAAAGAAGGCAGGATACGTGGAGCCGCCTTGGACGTCCACGAGTCGGAACCATTTAG CTTTGCTCAAGGTCCCCTGAAGGACGCCCCCAACTTGATCTGCACGCCGCACACCGCCTGGTACAGCGAGCAGGCGTCGCTGGAGATGCGCGAGGCCGCCGCCACGGAAATCCGCCGAGCCATCACGG GCCGAATCCCCGACAGCCTGCGAAACTGCGTCAACAAAGAGTTCTTCATCACCTCGGCGCCCTGGGGAGTGATGGAGCAGCCGCAACCTCACCCGGAGATCAACGGCGCCGCCTACAG CCGAGTGAACCAAACCATGGTACACGCCATAGCAACGGGGGGAATGCAGGACAAATTATATTCCTAA
- the ctbp2a gene encoding C-terminal-binding protein 2a isoform X5, with amino-acid sequence MALTDKHKVKRQRLDKICEGIRPQIMNGPMHPRPLVALLDGRDCTVEMPILKDLATVAFCDAQSTQEIHEKVLSEAVGAMMYHTITLTREDLEKFKALRIIIRIGSGYDNIDIKAAGELGIAVCNIPSAAVEETADSTLCHILNLYRRNTWLYQALREGTRVQSVEQIREVASGAARIRGETLGLIGFGRAGQAVSMRAKAFGFNVIFYDPYLQDGLERSLGVQRVYTLQDLLYQSDCVSLHCNLNEHNHHLINDFTIKQMRQGAFLVNAARGGLVDEKALAQALKEGRIRGAALDVHESEPFSFAQGPLKDAPNLICTPHTAWYSEQASLEMREAAATEIRRAITGRIPDSLRNCVNKEFFITSAPWGVMEQPQPHPEINGAAYRFPPGVVGGVAPGGIPRPLEGLLPGGVPVAHTLPPGTHASQATSPNQPSKHGDPSREHMSEP; translated from the exons GTATCCGGCCGCAGATCATGAACGGCCCCATGCACCCGCGTCCCCTGGTGGCGCTGCTGGATGGGCGCGACTGCACGGTGGAGATGCCCATCCTCAAGGACCTGGCCACCGTGGCCTTCTGCGACGCGCAGTCCACACAGGAAATACACGAAAAG GTGCTGAGCGAGGCGGTGGGAGCCATGATGTATCACACCATCACGCTGACCCGAGAGGACCTGGAGAAGTTCAAGGCGCTACGCATCATCATCCGCATCGGCAGCGGCTACGACAACATCGACATCAAGGCGGCCGGAGAGCTCG GCATCGCCGTGTGCAACATTCCCTCGGCGGCCGTGGAGGAGACGGCGGACTCGACGCTCTGTCACATTCTCAACCTGTACAGGAGGAACACCTGGCTCTACCAGGCTCTCCGGGAGGGCACGCGGGTCCAGAGCGTGGAGCAGATCCGAGAGGTGGCGTCGGGGGCGGCCAGGATCCGAGGAGAGACGCTCGGCCTGATCGGATTCG GTCGCGCGGGTCAGGCGGTGTCGATGCGGGCCAAGGCGTTCGGCTTCAACGTGATCTTCTACGACCCGTACCTGCAGGACGGGTTGGAGCGCTCGCTGGGCGTGCAGCGCGTCTACACGCTGCAGGACCTCCTCTACCAGAGCGACTGCGTCTCTCTGCACTGCAACCTGAACGAGCACAACCACCACCTCATCAACGACTTCACCATCAAGCAG ATGCGTCAAGGTGCGTTCCTGGTGAACGCGGCGCGGGGGGGCCtggtggacgagaaggccttGGCGCAGGCCCTCAAAGAAGGCAGGATACGTGGAGCCGCCTTGGACGTCCACGAGTCGGAACCATTTAG CTTTGCTCAAGGTCCCCTGAAGGACGCCCCCAACTTGATCTGCACGCCGCACACCGCCTGGTACAGCGAGCAGGCGTCGCTGGAGATGCGCGAGGCCGCCGCCACGGAAATCCGCCGAGCCATCACGG GCCGAATCCCCGACAGCCTGCGAAACTGCGTCAACAAAGAGTTCTTCATCACCTCGGCGCCCTGGGGAGTGATGGAGCAGCCGCAACCTCACCCGGAGATCAACGGCGCCGCCTACAG GTTCCCTCCGGGCGTGGTGGGGGGCGTGGCGCCCGGCGGGATCCCCCGGCCTTTGGAGGGGCTGTTGCCCGGCGGAGTGCCCGTCGCCCACACCCTGCCCCCCGGTACCCACGCGTCCCAGGCCACCTCCCCCAACCAGCCCTCCAAACACGGCGACCCCAGCAGAGAGCACATGAGCGAGCCGTGA